The following coding sequences lie in one Campylobacter concisus genomic window:
- a CDS encoding DsrE/DsrF/TusD sulfur relay family protein, producing MKKFLFILTNQPYNGTDNAYNALRLAKTLKEKGEEVRIFLMNDAVDLARNSTKKPENYDVDLVAMLKELYASGAMLKVCGSCQTRCGLHAGEPYFEAEVKGSMDILSEWVRQCDQAMTF from the coding sequence ATGAAAAAATTTCTATTTATACTTACAAATCAACCATACAACGGTACCGACAACGCTTACAACGCATTAAGGCTAGCTAAAACGCTAAAAGAAAAAGGCGAAGAGGTCAGAATTTTTCTAATGAACGACGCGGTCGATCTTGCGCGAAATAGCACCAAAAAGCCGGAAAACTACGACGTAGATCTAGTAGCGATGTTAAAAGAGCTTTACGCTAGCGGCGCTATGCTAAAGGTTTGCGGTAGCTGCCAAACGAGGTGCGGTTTGCATGCGGGAGAGCCTTATTTCGAGGCTGAGGTGAAAGGTAGCATGGATATCTTATCCGAGTGGGTTAGGCAGTGCGATCAAGCGATGACGTTTTAG
- a CDS encoding DUF4299 family protein yields MSVTFKVKNKKKLLGGYEKALSEREISEFIEGFCFFNSQNDEPSELSLNENVMIAGVWQKSARGFELSYENGKYIVRVCTPSGVGDWQTAILFLSKISAKTGSKIECDNEEIYDSEQILKFDYEADIMWGLEALKDAKEKNQMLYISGLERDVAFDAVMIDEIFVSASPEAKFDEMMRRVQYLDAYSARENLYEDKDGNEIFGAYTLSENLPTILPYAPSPSWQAQEVLGECKVSRWILTLVVGVDDKDAHVLGECEYGAFMVNLPKEKYRFIDAANILVEPLSEEEMREIFKKANEA; encoded by the coding sequence ATGAGCGTAACATTTAAGGTAAAAAATAAAAAGAAGCTTTTGGGCGGATATGAAAAGGCGCTAAGCGAGCGTGAAATTTCAGAGTTTATAGAGGGATTTTGCTTTTTTAATAGCCAAAACGACGAGCCGAGCGAGCTTTCGCTAAACGAAAACGTGATGATTGCTGGCGTATGGCAAAAGAGCGCTCGCGGCTTTGAACTAAGCTACGAAAACGGCAAATATATCGTTCGAGTCTGCACTCCAAGCGGCGTTGGCGACTGGCAGACGGCGATTTTGTTTCTTTCTAAAATTTCAGCCAAAACCGGCTCGAAAATAGAGTGCGACAACGAGGAAATTTACGATAGCGAGCAAATTTTAAAATTTGATTATGAAGCCGACATAATGTGGGGACTTGAAGCGTTAAAAGACGCAAAAGAGAAAAATCAAATGCTTTATATCTCTGGCCTGGAGCGCGACGTGGCGTTTGACGCGGTTATGATAGATGAAATTTTTGTAAGCGCTAGCCCTGAGGCTAAATTTGATGAGATGATGAGGCGGGTGCAGTATCTTGACGCTTATAGCGCAAGAGAGAATTTATACGAAGATAAAGACGGCAACGAAATTTTTGGCGCATATACGCTTAGCGAAAATTTACCGACTATCTTGCCTTACGCTCCCTCTCCGTCGTGGCAGGCGCAAGAAGTTCTAGGAGAGTGCAAGGTCTCTCGCTGGATACTTACGCTAGTAGTCGGCGTAGACGATAAGGACGCGCACGTGCTCGGCGAATGCGAATATGGCGCTTTTATGGTAAATCTGCCAAAAGAAAAATATCGCTTCATAGACGCTGCAAATATACTGGTTGAGCCGCTTAGCGAAGAAGAGATGAGAGAAATTTTTAAAAAGGCAAATGAAGCTTAA
- a CDS encoding SLAC1 anion channel family protein — protein MHDVKKNDSQSKIKSLPIMLFAGTMGLGGLCAAYKKLSEIFDLPSEIFSALRTLDCTVFCLLSAFYLFKLLKFKEEVKAEFSHPIRINFFGGFIISLFLLALAYKDAPRLYYSLFYAALGLQTIFTLYVISFWIDEKFDIATLNPAWFIPVVGNLLIPIIAEKSQAIWYYFSLGLFFWIILFAVIFYRLVFCDKLADKFVPTLVITLAPPAMAFLGYVKLTERFDAFAAILLNINVFFAALILFSYKRFIKLKFALSWWAFTFPTAASSIAFLKAYEITQSDFYLVLGVGAFTALVASILIVGFLTVKSIINGEIFSEK, from the coding sequence ATGCACGATGTTAAGAAAAACGACTCGCAAAGCAAAATAAAATCGCTGCCGATTATGCTTTTCGCCGGTACTATGGGGCTTGGAGGGCTTTGCGCGGCTTATAAGAAACTAAGCGAAATATTTGATTTACCGAGCGAGATATTCTCGGCGCTTAGAACGCTAGACTGCACGGTATTTTGCCTACTTTCGGCGTTTTACCTCTTTAAGCTTTTAAAATTTAAAGAAGAAGTAAAGGCCGAATTTTCGCACCCTATAAGGATAAATTTTTTCGGCGGATTTATCATCTCGCTTTTTCTTTTAGCTCTAGCCTACAAAGACGCGCCGCGACTATACTACTCGCTTTTTTACGCGGCTTTAGGCTTGCAAACGATTTTTACGCTTTACGTAATTTCTTTTTGGATCGACGAAAAATTCGATATCGCGACGCTAAATCCGGCATGGTTTATCCCCGTAGTGGGCAACTTGCTAATCCCGATCATAGCCGAAAAATCTCAAGCGATCTGGTATTATTTTAGTTTGGGGTTATTTTTCTGGATTATTTTATTCGCCGTTATATTTTATAGGTTAGTTTTTTGCGATAAGTTAGCCGACAAATTCGTCCCGACGCTAGTCATTACGCTAGCGCCGCCGGCTATGGCGTTTTTGGGATACGTAAAATTAACCGAGCGATTCGACGCTTTTGCGGCGATACTACTTAATATAAACGTATTTTTCGCGGCGCTTATACTTTTTTCGTATAAAAGATTTATTAAACTCAAATTTGCCCTATCGTGGTGGGCTTTTACCTTCCCGACGGCCGCTAGCTCTATAGCGTTTTTAAAAGCTTACGAAATTACGCAAAGCGATTTTTATTTAGTTTTAGGCGTCGGCGCTTTTACGGCTCTAGTCGCTTCGATTTTGATAGTCGGGTTTTTAACGGTTAAATCTATAATAAACGGCGAAATTTTTTCGGAAAAATAG
- a CDS encoding Crp/Fnr family transcriptional regulator: MLSEELKEILRERFTNNFDLASEDLNAIFANAYLKTVKKGDIFYSGNDCFGFILILKGVLRAFVSSNAKEITIFRLTKDESCVLCDTCSINSLENKVSVEIEQDSEIIVIPARIYKPLKEKYPSVLNFTLKIVADRFARTINVMEQALFSPLSARIMNFLSQSIENLNENFIKITHEELANHLGSAREAVSRVLKELERSGQITQSRGEIRLVS, from the coding sequence ATGCTAAGCGAAGAGTTAAAAGAAATTTTGCGCGAGAGGTTTACGAATAATTTCGATCTAGCAAGCGAGGATCTAAATGCGATCTTTGCTAACGCGTATCTAAAAACCGTAAAAAAGGGCGATATATTTTACTCCGGAAACGATTGCTTCGGATTTATCCTTATACTAAAAGGCGTTTTAAGGGCGTTCGTATCGTCTAACGCAAAGGAAATAACGATATTTAGGCTAACTAAAGACGAGAGTTGCGTGCTGTGCGATACGTGTTCTATAAATTCGCTAGAAAATAAAGTAAGCGTCGAAATCGAGCAAGATAGCGAGATTATCGTTATTCCGGCGCGAATTTACAAACCTCTTAAAGAAAAATATCCGAGCGTTTTAAATTTTACTCTAAAAATCGTAGCCGATCGGTTTGCCAGAACGATAAACGTTATGGAACAGGCTTTGTTTTCGCCGCTTTCGGCGCGGATTATGAATTTTTTATCCCAAAGCATCGAAAATCTAAACGAAAATTTTATAAAAATAACGCACGAAGAGCTGGCGAATCATCTAGGAAGCGCTAGAGAAGCGGTATCTAGGGTACTTAAAGAGCTTGAGAGAAGCGGGCAAATAACGCAAAGCCGCGGCGAAATAAGGCTAGTTTCTTAA
- a CDS encoding NAD(P)/FAD-dependent oxidoreductase, translating to MKGLQRRDALKLMGAAGLAASMSGCSATGGENDDINSKIVIMGAGLSGIALAAKLRRDMPNAKVILVDKDEKFYYQPGFTLIAVGIYEASDVVYEKADYIPQGTEWIRKNVSEIKPEANLLVLDDGSELGYDYLIVASGVEYDFEAVKGLSLEDINDTSGNISSVYTLQGAVKSNELMKKFSQNGGAAVFCDQKTPMKCSGANKKVTCMSEDRLRLAGNRDKGSVNLYVGGGKLFGDPTYAAAMTQIMIKRKIKFNLRHQIVAVDKSSNTATFEFWTAYRQNGEDKIASELIDVKYDWLHLPPKQKGSEILARAGLTKEGDKLNFLAVDKYSLQSTKFKNIFGIGDICGFASGKTGASVRKMYPILAKNLADTIKGREPSEKFTGYTACPFITKYGKAIMVEFDWEGTAPTLECFGATRESYMSWLVKIYGFKPMVMNGMLKALA from the coding sequence ATGAAAGGACTGCAAAGAAGAGACGCTTTAAAGCTAATGGGGGCCGCGGGACTAGCCGCGAGTATGAGCGGTTGCTCGGCAACGGGCGGCGAAAACGACGATATAAATTCTAAAATCGTCATAATGGGCGCGGGACTTAGCGGTATCGCGTTGGCGGCTAAACTTAGAAGAGATATGCCTAACGCCAAGGTAATTCTCGTGGATAAAGACGAGAAATTTTACTATCAGCCGGGCTTTACGCTAATCGCCGTCGGAATTTACGAAGCTAGCGACGTCGTTTACGAAAAAGCGGATTATATCCCGCAAGGAACCGAGTGGATACGCAAAAACGTATCGGAGATAAAGCCCGAAGCCAATCTACTCGTCTTAGACGACGGGAGCGAGCTGGGGTATGATTATCTAATCGTAGCAAGCGGCGTGGAATACGACTTTGAAGCCGTTAAGGGGCTGAGCTTAGAGGATATTAACGATACGAGCGGCAACATATCCTCCGTCTACACTCTACAAGGCGCCGTAAAGAGCAACGAGCTGATGAAAAAATTCTCTCAAAACGGCGGCGCGGCTGTATTTTGCGATCAAAAAACCCCGATGAAATGCAGCGGCGCTAATAAAAAAGTAACATGCATGAGCGAAGATAGGCTGAGGTTGGCCGGCAACCGCGATAAAGGCAGCGTTAATCTTTACGTCGGCGGCGGCAAGCTTTTCGGCGATCCGACTTATGCCGCGGCGATGACTCAAATAATGATAAAAAGAAAGATAAAATTTAATCTTCGCCACCAAATCGTAGCCGTCGATAAAAGCTCAAATACCGCTACTTTCGAGTTTTGGACGGCGTATAGACAAAACGGCGAAGATAAAATCGCGTCCGAGCTAATCGACGTAAAATACGACTGGCTTCACCTGCCGCCTAAGCAAAAAGGAAGCGAAATTTTAGCTCGCGCCGGCCTAACTAAAGAGGGCGACAAGCTAAATTTCCTAGCCGTCGATAAATACAGCCTGCAAAGTACAAAATTTAAAAATATATTCGGTATCGGCGATATTTGCGGATTTGCGTCCGGCAAAACGGGGGCTAGCGTTAGGAAAATGTATCCGATCTTAGCTAAAAATTTAGCCGATACGATAAAAGGACGAGAACCTAGCGAGAAATTTACCGGATATACGGCTTGCCCTTTTATCACCAAATACGGCAAGGCCATAATGGTAGAGTTCGACTGGGAGGGAACGGCTCCGACGTTAGAGTGCTTCGGCGCTACCAGAGAGAGCTACATGAGTTGGCTGGTTAAAATTTACGGATTTAAACCTATGGTTATGAACGGAATGCTAAAAGCTTTGGCTTAA
- a CDS encoding DUF2892 domain-containing protein, producing MSVLDKTIRLIIAAIWFFIFGFICDCWLWTVGLIPLLTGYYGYCPLYKIFKKR from the coding sequence ATGAGCGTTTTAGATAAAACTATACGTTTGATTATAGCGGCGATTTGGTTTTTTATTTTCGGATTTATTTGCGACTGCTGGTTGTGGACGGTCGGGCTAATTCCGCTTTTAACGGGATATTACGGCTACTGCCCGCTTTATAAAATTTTTAAGAAAAGGTAA
- a CDS encoding DUF2892 domain-containing protein yields the protein MVSTKSRIIRVALGLVFMAAVWYFYESYWALIGLIPIIVGVTGFCPACKFLGRCSLNLKK from the coding sequence ATGGTAAGCACCAAAAGTAGAATCATTAGAGTGGCATTAGGGCTAGTTTTTATGGCGGCAGTTTGGTATTTTTACGAGAGCTACTGGGCGTTAATCGGGTTAATCCCGATTATCGTCGGCGTTACGGGTTTTTGTCCTGCGTGTAAATTCTTAGGCAGGTGTTCTTTAAATTTAAAAAAATAA
- a CDS encoding 3-isopropylmalate dehydratase small subunit, with protein MNKVWKFGDNIDTDIIIAARYLNTSDENILAKHIMEDADPNFSSKIDKGDIIVAGENFGCGSSREHAPIALKAAGIGAVIAKSYARIFYRNSFNTGLLILEIKETDEINEGNELKIDVDNGAIVNLTSGKEYKFSPIPPFMQELLNAGGLIEYAKVKLD; from the coding sequence ATGAATAAAGTTTGGAAATTCGGCGACAATATCGATACCGATATAATTATCGCCGCCAGATACTTAAATACTTCCGACGAAAATATCTTAGCAAAACATATAATGGAGGACGCCGATCCTAATTTTAGCTCCAAGATAGATAAGGGCGATATTATCGTAGCGGGCGAAAATTTCGGCTGCGGTAGCTCTCGCGAGCACGCTCCTATCGCGCTTAAAGCTGCCGGTATAGGCGCGGTGATAGCTAAAAGCTATGCTAGAATTTTTTATAGAAATAGCTTTAATACGGGGCTTTTGATACTGGAAATCAAAGAAACGGACGAGATAAACGAGGGCAACGAACTAAAAATAGACGTAGATAACGGCGCGATCGTAAATTTAACCAGCGGCAAAGAGTATAAATTTAGCCCCATACCGCCGTTTATGCAAGAGCTTTTAAACGCCGGCGGACTTATAGAATACGCAAAAGTAAAGTTGGATTAA
- the leuB gene encoding 3-isopropylmalate dehydrogenase has protein sequence MREYKICVIKGDGIGPEIIDEAIKILDVVSAEFGIKFEYDYKLMGGAAYDVFGVPLPDETLNSALNSDAVLFGAIGGEKWDSLPRHLRPESGLLKIRKELEAYANLRPAIVFDELVDASTLKPEVLRGVDFVVVRELTGGLYFGQPREKGEDRAFNTMVYSKMEIERIAKIAFETAMLRKKKICMVDKANVLETSQLWREVTNEVAKAYPEVELSFMYVDNAAMQLVRAPANFDVILTENLFGDILSDEASMICGSIGLLPSASMGGKVGIYEPIHGSAPDIAGQGIANPIATILSAAMMLRYAFSENEAADAIENAVKEALAKGYRTKDIAAFNAVEICSTSEIGDVITGFIKK, from the coding sequence ATGAGAGAATATAAAATTTGTGTTATAAAAGGCGATGGTATCGGTCCTGAGATCATAGATGAGGCGATAAAAATTTTAGATGTCGTTAGCGCTGAGTTTGGGATAAAATTTGAATACGACTACAAGCTTATGGGCGGTGCAGCTTATGATGTATTTGGCGTGCCTTTGCCAGATGAGACGCTTAACTCTGCTCTAAACTCTGATGCTGTGCTTTTTGGGGCGATCGGTGGCGAGAAGTGGGATAGTTTGCCAAGACATCTAAGGCCAGAGAGCGGGCTTTTAAAGATTAGAAAAGAGCTTGAAGCTTATGCAAATTTACGCCCAGCCATCGTTTTTGATGAGCTAGTGGATGCTAGCACACTAAAGCCAGAGGTTTTAAGAGGCGTTGATTTTGTCGTGGTTCGTGAGCTAACAGGCGGACTTTATTTTGGACAGCCTAGAGAAAAAGGTGAAGATAGAGCGTTTAACACGATGGTTTATTCTAAAATGGAGATTGAGCGCATCGCAAAGATCGCCTTTGAAACAGCAATGCTTCGCAAGAAAAAGATCTGTATGGTCGATAAGGCAAATGTGCTTGAGACAAGTCAGCTTTGGCGCGAGGTGACTAACGAGGTAGCAAAGGCCTATCCTGAAGTAGAGCTTAGCTTTATGTATGTGGATAACGCGGCAATGCAGCTAGTAAGAGCCCCAGCAAATTTTGACGTCATCCTTACTGAAAATTTATTTGGCGACATTTTAAGTGATGAGGCGAGTATGATTTGTGGCTCGATAGGACTTTTGCCAAGCGCTAGCATGGGTGGCAAAGTGGGAATTTATGAACCAATACACGGCTCAGCTCCAGATATCGCAGGGCAGGGCATAGCAAATCCAATCGCAACAATTTTAAGTGCAGCGATGATGCTAAGATACGCATTTAGTGAAAATGAAGCCGCAGATGCGATAGAAAATGCAGTGAAAGAGGCACTTGCAAAAGGCTATAGAACAAAAGATATCGCTGCTTTTAACGCAGTTGAAATTTGCTCAACTAGCGAGATAGGCGATGTTATCACAGGATTTATCAAAAAATGA
- a CDS encoding CiaD-like domain-containing protein translates to MKLDDIARMAISEVSAELEKIEALQNKKQEELERENLKKELLAIENNENALNNELKVETNLQNEQAFEVKEEPVSPIKNREVSEEKIFLANLAERIEVLFEGLKQTGEQDLASRLELTTKFLEFTLANIENRLQNLSK, encoded by the coding sequence ATGAAGCTTGATGATATCGCTAGAATGGCAATCAGTGAGGTTAGCGCTGAGCTTGAAAAAATAGAAGCACTGCAAAATAAAAAGCAAGAAGAGCTTGAGAGAGAAAATTTAAAAAAAGAGCTTTTGGCCATAGAGAATAATGAAAATGCGCTAAATAATGAGCTAAAAGTTGAGACAAATTTACAAAATGAGCAAGCATTTGAGGTAAAAGAGGAGCCAGTAAGTCCAATAAAAAATAGAGAGGTGAGTGAAGAGAAAATTTTCTTAGCAAACCTTGCTGAACGCATAGAAGTGCTTTTTGAAGGGCTTAAACAAACTGGTGAGCAAGATCTCGCTTCAAGGCTTGAGCTAACGACAAAATTTTTAGAATTTACCCTTGCAAATATCGAAAATAGACTCCAAAATCTCTCAAAATAA
- a CDS encoding CCA tRNA nucleotidyltransferase: MQISKIDSKISQNKPLDGSKNEIKIKNEIYKNSELDFFRSLFAPFTSRVYLVGGCVRDAFLGREIYDYDIEVYDIEPTKFNELMASIGASGVGKSYFIYKYKNYDIGLPRSESKTGNSHKDFSVSYINDPKIASLRRDFTINAMMMNIFNGEILDFYGGRQDLAKKTLRHIDSEKFKEDPLRVLRGVQFSARLDFIIADETLALMKSLSLEHLSRDRINTELIKFFRAKYLEKGAYYLFELGLFKEIFGMQIYKDDGFLSDLKSAREFVDDERLFLYLLFGKFESNAKEILEKMRLPKSYFSILKQPYFKDMPSDKELMQIALNMPIKSWLGAYNKERIERAKKLGIYEAKFDAKVDVAEILSAGFKNEEIAKEIKRRQELEISKYLSERKPRKD; encoded by the coding sequence TTGCAAATATCGAAAATAGACTCCAAAATCTCTCAAAATAAGCCATTAGACGGCTCAAAAAATGAGATAAAAATCAAAAATGAAATTTATAAAAATAGCGAGCTAGACTTTTTTAGATCGCTATTTGCCCCATTTACTTCACGTGTTTATCTTGTGGGTGGCTGCGTGAGAGATGCGTTCTTGGGACGAGAAATTTACGATTATGACATAGAGGTTTATGATATCGAGCCTACTAAATTTAATGAGCTAATGGCTAGCATAGGCGCTAGCGGAGTTGGCAAAAGCTACTTTATCTACAAATACAAAAACTACGATATTGGGCTTCCAAGAAGCGAGAGCAAAACTGGAAATTCACACAAAGACTTTTCAGTAAGCTATATTAATGATCCCAAAATAGCGAGCCTTAGGCGAGATTTCACGATAAATGCCATGATGATGAATATCTTTAATGGAGAAATTTTAGACTTTTACGGCGGGAGGCAAGATTTAGCAAAAAAGACATTAAGGCACATTGATAGTGAAAAATTTAAAGAGGATCCACTAAGGGTGCTTAGAGGAGTGCAGTTTAGCGCGAGGCTTGATTTTATCATAGCTGATGAGACGCTAGCTCTTATGAAAAGCCTTAGTTTAGAGCATCTAAGTAGAGATAGGATAAATACTGAGCTTATTAAATTTTTTCGTGCAAAGTATCTAGAAAAGGGAGCTTACTATCTCTTTGAGCTTGGACTTTTTAAAGAAATTTTTGGTATGCAAATTTATAAAGATGATGGGTTTTTAAGCGATCTTAAGAGTGCTAGAGAATTTGTGGATGATGAGAGGCTATTTTTGTATCTACTTTTTGGAAAATTTGAGTCTAATGCAAAAGAAATTTTAGAGAAAATGCGTCTGCCAAAGAGCTACTTTTCTATCTTAAAGCAGCCTTATTTTAAGGACATGCCAAGCGATAAAGAGCTAATGCAAATAGCTTTAAATATGCCCATAAAATCATGGCTTGGAGCTTATAATAAAGAGCGGATAGAGCGTGCCAAGAAGCTTGGAATTTATGAGGCAAAATTTGACGCGAAAGTCGATGTGGCAGAAATTTTATCAGCTGGTTTTAAAAACGAAGAAATTGCAAAAGAGATAAAACGTAGGCAAGAGCTTGAAATTTCAAAATATCTAAGCGAGCGTAAGCCTAGAAAAGATTAG
- a CDS encoding tRNA (cytidine(34)-2'-O)-methyltransferase — MFNIVLVHPQIPQNTGAIGRMCVNANLKLHIVKPTVFDLSEKAVRRAGLDYWKILNPKIWDSLEEFLEANLSHKDRFFFATTKTNRLYYEARFKPGDFIFFGGESTGLPREFMDINFKNAITIPMGKEGRSLNLAMSAGIIAYEAIRQNIAEFDFRSEI, encoded by the coding sequence ATGTTTAACATAGTCTTAGTTCATCCTCAGATACCGCAAAATACTGGAGCTATCGGTAGAATGTGCGTTAATGCAAATTTAAAGCTGCATATCGTTAAGCCCACTGTGTTTGATCTGAGTGAAAAGGCTGTTAGACGAGCAGGGCTTGACTACTGGAAAATTTTAAATCCAAAAATTTGGGATAGTTTGGAAGAATTTTTAGAAGCAAACTTAAGCCACAAGGATAGATTTTTCTTCGCTACCACAAAGACAAATAGGCTTTACTACGAGGCTAGGTTTAAGCCAGGAGATTTTATATTTTTTGGTGGCGAGAGTACTGGGCTGCCAAGAGAATTTATGGATATAAATTTTAAAAACGCCATAACCATACCAATGGGAAAAGAGGGCAGGAGCTTAAATTTAGCTATGAGTGCTGGCATTATCGCTTATGAGGCGATCAGGCAAAATATCGCTGAATTTGACTTTAGGAGTGAGATTTGA
- a CDS encoding endonuclease/exonuclease/phosphatase family protein: MRVVFALFFTILVAFASEISIATYNVQNLFDCKDDGSEYLDFKVGVSKWDCEAADSKLQRTRQVINALNADIIALQEIENEQVLKALVSDSEYKFISFTKEKNSPVGLGLISKLQPSGSEIFKVPNVKTRNILKVVFETEGKKFSIFVNHFPTYRNGINMQKKAEKTLRTALGKEKNAIILGDFNSPFGQKSILNDIIVTRNFYDLYKELEPKDRYSHAVHGKKRAIDHVLLSPSFMENGDLSYVSGSFEVFKPSFAVDEKGFAKSDFYSDHFALKFKISTDPSPVKKGFVSKIFKKDENKANKKISEQSYKTADVDTLFDHPEAVPVVIEKAVVILKDKHGFIISKNHRGIYVYDPKNSVTVGEELDVLVSRMKIYKDALEVSSYEIINEHGIKDISENLLDASQLSEARSGDVFAKISGRLERGYLHTPYGKIRVYSKKKLKDGEYSFENARVKIYKRENQIVVE; encoded by the coding sequence TTGAGAGTAGTTTTTGCTTTGTTTTTTACCATTTTAGTGGCATTTGCGAGTGAAATTAGCATTGCAACTTATAATGTGCAAAATTTATTTGATTGCAAAGATGATGGTAGCGAGTATCTTGATTTTAAAGTAGGCGTATCAAAGTGGGACTGCGAGGCGGCTGATTCGAAACTACAAAGGACAAGACAAGTCATAAATGCACTAAATGCAGACATTATCGCACTTCAAGAGATCGAAAATGAACAAGTTTTAAAAGCTCTGGTAAGTGATAGCGAGTATAAATTTATAAGCTTTACAAAGGAGAAAAATTCGCCTGTTGGGCTCGGGCTTATTTCAAAGTTGCAGCCAAGTGGCAGTGAAATTTTTAAAGTTCCAAACGTAAAGACGAGAAATATTTTAAAGGTTGTTTTTGAGACGGAAGGTAAGAAATTTAGCATATTTGTAAATCACTTTCCAACTTATAGAAATGGTATAAATATGCAAAAAAAGGCTGAAAAAACGTTAAGAACAGCTCTAGGTAAAGAGAAAAATGCAATTATTTTGGGTGATTTTAACTCGCCCTTTGGACAAAAATCCATCCTAAATGACATCATTGTAACGAGAAATTTTTATGATCTTTATAAAGAGCTTGAGCCAAAAGATAGATATTCTCACGCAGTACATGGCAAAAAAAGAGCGATCGATCATGTTTTGCTTTCACCTAGCTTTATGGAAAATGGCGATCTAAGCTATGTTAGTGGCAGTTTTGAAGTCTTTAAACCAAGCTTTGCAGTCGATGAAAAAGGCTTTGCAAAGAGCGACTTTTACTCAGATCACTTTGCATTAAAGTTTAAAATTTCAACTGATCCAAGCCCAGTAAAAAAAGGCTTTGTGAGTAAAATTTTTAAAAAAGATGAGAATAAAGCCAATAAAAAAATAAGCGAACAAAGCTATAAGACGGCTGATGTGGATACGCTTTTTGATCATCCAGAAGCTGTGCCAGTCGTGATTGAAAAAGCGGTTGTTATCTTAAAAGATAAGCATGGCTTTATTATCTCGAAAAATCACCGCGGAATTTATGTCTATGATCCTAAAAATAGCGTTACTGTAGGCGAAGAGCTAGATGTTTTAGTAAGTCGAATGAAAATTTATAAAGATGCGCTTGAAGTTAGCTCTTATGAGATCATAAATGAGCATGGCATAAAAGATATTAGCGAAAATTTACTAGATGCATCGCAATTAAGCGAAGCTAGAAGTGGCGATGTCTTTGCTAAAATTTCGGGCAGGCTTGAGAGAGGTTACCTGCATACACCATATGGTAAGATCAGGGTTTATAGCAAGAAAAAGCTAAAAGATGGCGAGTATAGTTTTGAAAACGCGAGAGTTAAAATTTACAAGAGAGAAAACCAAATCGTTGTGGAGTAG